The DNA sequence TTCAACTCCGCTACGTCGCTCACGGCCACGGTGCCGGCGGGGGCCAGCGTGGGCAGCAGCGCCGTGGTGGTCACCACCAACGGGGTGAGCAACACCAGCAGCCCGGCCTTTGCCGTGCTGAAAGTGTACGACGCCGTGGCCAGCTGCCTGAGTACCGTTTCCTACACCACGGTTGGCGACGGTAACTGGCACTACCTGCTGGCCGGCAACGGCCAGGTGGTAGCCGCTTTGCAGGATACCCGCTCAGGGCTGGGTACGGTAAGCGTGCAGTTCCTCATTACCGGCCCGGCCAGCGCGGTGCGCCAGGATGCGCGCGCCCGCAAGTACCTCGACCGTAACTTCCGCCTGACCGCTACCAACCCCACGTTCACCGGCAGCGCGGTCAACGTGCGTTTCTACGGCCTCGTGAGTGAATTCACCCGCCTGCAGGCCGCCGACCCGGCCGTGACCTACGCCAATCTGAAGGCCTCGCAGTACAGCGGCCCCAGCGAAGATTGCCAGCTGGACAACAACGGTCCCGGCGAAAGCCGCGTGCTGCCCCTGGCCGCCAGTACCCCCGGCAACGGCGTGGCTTGGTTTGTGGCCCAGGCCACCGTGGCCGACCACTTCTCCGAGTTCTACCTCACTAGCAGCAGTACCCCGCTGCCGGTGCAACTGGTGCGCTTCACGGCCGAGCCATTGGGCAAAGATGCTCTGCTGAAATGGGCCACGGCCTCGGAGAAAAACAACGACCATTTCGACGTGGAAACCTCGGCCGACGGCCGCACCTTCCGCCGCATCGAGCAAGTGGCCGGCCACGGCAGCAGTTCTCAGCCCCACGACTACCAATTCCTAGACCCGGGCATTGCCCGCTACGCGGCCAGCCTCGTGTACTACCGCTTACGCCAAGTCGATGCCGACGGCACGGCCAGTTACTCATCCGTGCGAACGGTGGCTGTGACGGGTGCGAATTCCAGCCTGGCCTTGTTTCCCAACCCGGCCACCACCGCCACCACGCTCATCGGTGCCCGGCCCGGCACGGCCATTGCCGTATTCGACGCCGTGGGCCGCCAGGTTGCGGCGGCCACGGCCGATGCCGATGGCACGGCCGCGCTGCGCCTCCCACCGGGGCTGGCGACGGGCATGTATGTGGTACGAACCGGCACCACCGCCCTGCGCTTGGTCGTGGAGTAGAAGCAAACCCGCCCCACGGCCAGGTTTGCCGGGAGGCCCGTTGCCGCGGGCAATTCCAGCCTTTCCAAGTGGTTCGGTGCATATGCCACGGCTTACCAGCCTAGCCAGGAGCAGCGGCTGGAGCTACCAGGAATCCCTTGGTAGCTCCAGCCGCTGCTCGTGTAAAATTTGTACCCACCTTTTAACCAGGCCCTTCGGTCACGTGCGGTCTTTACCGGATTGAAAAAAACGCCCGTTTCCCGAGATACCCCGACCCGCTCCCGATTCCGCCGCCCTATCGGGGATTTCTGTTCTTACTCTTGCGCTACCCCTAGCAGGCCAAGACGGCTCCGACCTGGGAAGCTTTTTCATCCTGAAGCCTTTTTACCTCTCCTCATACTAAATCAGAAACGCACATTCGGTTCCATTTTGGGCATTATCATTGGTGCCCTGGGATTTCTGCAGCTTGGCGGCATCAGCCTGAACAAGATGAACTCGCTGGTGCCCTTCACCGTGGGTCTGATTTTCTTCATGGCCGGCAGCAACCTGGTAAAAGCCGCCGTCGTCCGGGCCTAGCACCGGGTATCCATACTACCCCCATAAAAGCGAAAAACCCAGCCATCCAGCTGGGTTTTTTATTAAGTAAACAGTCCCTAAATAGCCCCAAACAACTCTTACAGGCTGGCCAGCCCCTGGGTGCGGGCAAAAGCCGTCAGGGCCGGGTCGAGCTGCAGAAACGACGAGGTGTAGTTAATCCGGGCCGGGGCGTGGGCGTAAATCACCGAGCCGCCCTTGATAGCGCGAATGATGGCGCTGGCTTGGTCGGTGGGCAGGGCCGGGCAGCCCTGGCTGCGGCCCAGGCGGCCGTGCTGGCGCACAAACTCCTCACACACGTACTCGGCCCCGTGCACTACCACGGCGCGGCTGGCGGCGTTGCTGTTGTAGCGCGTTTCCAGACCCTGCAGCTTCAGCGAAAGGCCGTGCTTGCCGGTGTAGGTGTTGCCGGTCAGGTAGAAGCCGATGCTGCTTTGCTCCGAGCCGTTCACGTTGGAAAACGCGGTGGCAAACTCCTCGCCGGTGTTCTTACCGTGGGCTACCAGGGTATGAAACAGCACTTTCTGCTTTTTCACGTCGAGCACCCACAGGCGCTTGAGGCGGCTGGAGCGGCTGAAGTCGATGACGGTGAGCAGGGACTTGCCGGCCGACGCCAGGCCGCGCTGCTGCAGGTTGTAGTAGCCCACCAGCGCTTCGCGGAAAACCGGAAACGACAGGCCGCTGGTCGTCAGGCCGCTTTGCGTGTAGGTTAGCAGAGCGTGCTGCTCGAAGGCAGCGGTATAAAAAGCTTTGCGGGCGGCGGCATTGGCAGCCAACGTAAGCTTGGCGGGGTTGCCGGGATTATCAGCGGCCGTACTCGGGCCGGTAAAAGAGAGCAGCAGCGTAAGAGTAGTCAGCAGTAAGCCCGTGAAGGCAGTCCGGGTTGTAAACATGGGCTGAAAGAGGCCTAGAATGACGAATATTGCGGGATGACACGAGCGTGGCTGTACAAATCTAGTACTTTAGCGCTGTAGTACCACCTTCTGTTGTCGCCCCTAACGCGCTTTTTTTGCCGGCAGTTCCCGGCACGGCCTATGTCAGCACTCCGCACCGCCTCCGTCATATTTTGCACTTTTCTATTATTTAGTTGTGGCCACTCCCTCCCGGAGCTCCCCGGCTTCGCGGCCGAAACCTGGCGTCGTGACCCGTACGCCTGCAAAAATGAGCGGGCCGGGCAGCTGAAAGCGCTGCTCCAGCACCGTGAACTGCTCTACGGCACCCGCGCCGACGACATCGACGCGCTGTTCGGCCGCCCCGATGAGGAAGAGCTCAGCGAGCAAACCGAAAAAATCTACCTGTACTACCTCGAGCCCGGCTTGCAGTGCGACCCAGGCCACCAACGCTCGGCGGCCAACAAGCTGATTTTGCGCTTTGGCCCCCTCGGCACCGTCACGGAGGTGCTCTACGAGCGTCCGCCGAAGGGCCTGTAAGCCGACCGGCCGGCTAGCCACGAAAAAGGCGCCCCAGTAAGGGCGCCTTTTTCGTGGGGGCACGGTGGCGGAGCTGGCTTAACCCAGGCCGCCTTCGTTGTTAGCCGGCTGCCGGGGCACGTCGTCGTGCTGCTGCTGGTTGCGGAACATACTCAGCTGGGAAGGCGTCAGAATGCGGCTGCATTCGGCTTCGTACTGGGCCTCCAGCTCCGCCAGCTTGGCGTGCTGCTGCGCGGCGTTGTCCTTGTACTGCCACTGAATCTCGTCGAGGCGGGCCAGCTTGATGCGGTTGGCGGCCCGCAGCCGGATGTACTGCGCCTCGTTCAGATGCAGCTGGTTGCACATCTGCCGGGTCAGGTCGGCTACCCGGGCTTCGGATACCTCCTCCGAACCGGGCATTTCAGCGTATTTGTCTTTCTTCTGGGCTAGCGCGGAAAACGCGACGCAAAAGAATAAGGTCAGGGTGAGCAATAGGTATTTCATGGGAGCGGTGGTAAAGTATTCACATGAAAGAATGACTGCATGAACGTAAATCAAGCCGGAATTCTCTGTGAGGCCCGAATCGACTTATATATTTTATCCAAATATATATTCATTTAGTCAAACTTCCAACTCTCCTACCAACATATTCTTCGGCTAGCTAAGTTCCTTGAGCCGCTGGTTTGCGGGCATAAAAAAAGCCGGCTCTGGGTACAGAACCGGCTTTTTAAGGCTAATACCCGAGCTTATTCAATGCCTTCGAGCGGCTTGTGGTCGGGGCTTTTGAAGTACTGCATGGCAACCAGGGAGATAATCACGCCCGACATCACGCTTTGCAGCAGAATAGCCAGAAAGGCAATGGTAACGGACAGATCGAACCCGAACAGGTCGCGGGCCCGCAGCTGGTCCATGATGGTGGGATTGAGCACGGTGTAAATCACGAAAAACAGC is a window from the Hymenobacter aquaticus genome containing:
- a CDS encoding murein L,D-transpeptidase catalytic domain family protein, whose amino-acid sequence is MFTTRTAFTGLLLTTLTLLLSFTGPSTAADNPGNPAKLTLAANAAARKAFYTAAFEQHALLTYTQSGLTTSGLSFPVFREALVGYYNLQQRGLASAGKSLLTVIDFSRSSRLKRLWVLDVKKQKVLFHTLVAHGKNTGEEFATAFSNVNGSEQSSIGFYLTGNTYTGKHGLSLKLQGLETRYNSNAASRAVVVHGAEYVCEEFVRQHGRLGRSQGCPALPTDQASAIIRAIKGGSVIYAHAPARINYTSSFLQLDPALTAFARTQGLASL